From the genome of bacterium:
AAGCATGCACATCTTCAATAATTTTATCTCGATTATCAATCACAATAAAATCATTGCCTGTTGCACACATTTTAGCAAATTTAATAATATTCATCACGCTCCTGTTTAATACTTTTGAATCTACCTTTCTTTATATCAAAAAATCTTATTAAACACAATTTCTTTCCACTTTTCTTGACAGTACTGTCAGCAGTGTGCTAGTTTACTGCTATTATGAAAATCAGGTTGCAGAAGGTTCTCGCAGATGCTGGTGTTGCATCAAGAAGGGCATGTGATAAACTGATTGATGAAGGGCTTGTAAAGGTAAATAATCAGATTGTTACAACTCCAGGTCTAAGGGTTAGTCCGGAAAAGGATAGAATTACTTATAAGGGAAAATCTCTTAAACCAGAGAAAAAATTCTATGTTATTGTAAATAAGCCTAAAGGGTATGTTTGTACCAACTGTGATGAAAAAGGAAGGCGAAGGACAATAGATATTGTCAAAGATATACCTGCAAGGCTTTATACAGTTGGCAGGCTTGACTGGGATGTAGAGGGATTGATAATCCTGACAAATGACGGAGATTTTGCATATAAGCTGACGCATCCGAAACATCATGTTCCAAAAACATATGTTGTAAAGATCAAAGGCGCTATAGAATCAAAACATGTTGCAAAGATTTTTTCAGGTATTTATGTAGATGGAAGAAGAACACAACCTGCAAAAGCAGAA
Proteins encoded in this window:
- a CDS encoding pseudouridine synthase codes for the protein MKIRLQKVLADAGVASRRACDKLIDEGLVKVNNQIVTTPGLRVSPEKDRITYKGKSLKPEKKFYVIVNKPKGYVCTNCDEKGRRRTIDIVKDIPARLYTVGRLDWDVEGLIILTNDGDFAYKLTHPKHHVPKTYVVKIKGAIESKHVAKIFSGIYVDGRRTQPAKAEILKTSRQISHVRLTLFEGKKREIKRMFFQLGYRVYHIKRISINGLKLGNLQSGRYRNLRDYEIKRLMRL